The following DNA comes from Candidatus Micrarchaeia archaeon.
CTCTGCGCGTTCGCACACCGCGTGCACGCTTTCCCCTGGCTGGATGAAGTCCCTGGAAGCGAATTCCATGGCGCTCTCGCCGTTGTGCAGCACGCAGGTGAAGCTTTCCCTTCCGTACGTTCTGATGACCAGCCCCTCAACTTCAATTTCCATGGAGGCTATTTCGCTCTGCCCCTTTATTTATTATGCGTCCGGCTCTCGCCGGCAAATCAATATGTTTTAAAATGAGTTCGACGATTTACCATATAAAATAAGGAAGGCAGGTGTAAAAATGGCAATGAATCGTTCCATGCTATTCTCCTACGGCTCGGCAGGGCTCGCGGCCCTCTGCGCCCTGGGCTCATTTTCAGTGGCTGGTCAGGGGGGCCCGCTGGCGCTCGCGGCCGGGGTTTTTGCAGCCGCAGGTGCAGTGCTCGCGGTGCTGTTCTACAACTTCGGCTACATATTCGTGCCGCTCATAACCCAGTGGACCAAGACGGTCGTGATAACGGATACGGGATATGAGATTCCGCCGAGCCAGGACGTGATATTGAGGAAAGGCGAAGGCGGGTCGTACTACGCATCCATGTTCCTGGGCATAAGGATATTCGAGAGCGCCTCGGAGAAGAACATGGAGCAGAACATCGCATACAACGAATTTTTCGAGCGCGCCATATCCAACCTCAAGTTCGTCACCAAAATCTCGTATTTGCTCTACGTGGAGGACGTGAGCGAGAAGAGGAAGGTGATAGAGACCCGCAAGGCGGAGGCCCAGCTCAGGCTCGCGCGCGAGAGGGAAAAATCCGAACCGGACGTGCTCAAGCTGGACCGGTACGAGAGGGAAGTCGCGAAATGGGATGCGGAGCTCAACAAGCTCATCAAGGGGATAAAACCCATGGGCGCGATAGCCTACGCGATGACTACGGCGATCGGGATAACCAAGGAATCCGCGACCGCAGTGGTGCGCAGCCAGGCCAACGAGCTCAAGGCGGTGCTCGCGAACGCGCTCAACGTGGAAATCGAGGTGCTTTCAGCCAACGAGATGCTGAAGACTTTCGAGTGGGAAAAGATGATACCCTCGACCGGCCAGGAGCTGGAAGAGTCGGTGATATGAGATGGGCAGGCTTTACCTCTGCAAGATTTCCAATTACGAGGTTTCCAGGAGGAACATACTGGTCCACCCGCCCGAGCCCCCCATGGAGGTGCTTTTCGGAGACCCGGGGGACAGCATCTACATAGGACGGACGCGCATATTCCACGTCCCGTTCTACTGGTCCTACAAGCACGTGACCAACCCGCACATATGCGCAGTTGGGATAACAGGCAGCGGAAAATCCTACTTCATCAAGACCTTCCTCATGCGCGCCAGCTTCGTGTGGAATTCAAACGCCCTGATAATTGACTGGGCAGGGGAATATAAGGACTGGGTGAAGCAGACAGGGGGCAGGGTAATCTCCCTGGGAAAAGGGGCGTACCTGAACCTCCTGGATTTGGGCGGCATGAAACCCTATGACAGGATAAAGCAGGTGATGCGCACCCTCGAGCTTCTCACTGACATAGCCCAGTATCCTGAGCAGAGGCGCCTCACCGAAGTCGCGATAGAAAAAGCGTACATGAAGAACAAGTTCAAGATGGATTCGACGGAGCAGAGGGACGAGATAGGCAAGCACCTGCTCGCGCCCACGCTCAAGGACGTGCTCAAAATCCTGGAGGAGCAGAGCAAGCTGGGCACCTACGAATTCCCGGCTGAGCTGGAAAATGCAATCTACAGGCTCAAGCAGTTCACCAAACCCGGGGAAGATTTCTTCGCTCAGCAGAGCACGATAAGCCTGGACGAGATAACTAGCGCAGGCCTAGTGGATTTGGACCTCTCAGGGCTCCCGGACGAGACGTTCAGGGCGCTCGGCGCGCTTTCCGTGCTGCAGTTCATAAAGGAGAAGATGCGCGCGAGCGGGTGGGCGAAGGAGAAAGGGCTCAAGCTCATCATAGTGCTCGACGAGGCGTGGAAAATCGCGAAGGAGGACAACAGCGACGCGGTCATGATAGTAAGGGAAGGAAGGAAATACAACTTCGGGCTGATAGTGGCGAGCCAGAATCCGACGGACATAAGCGAGTCCATATTCTCCAACGTCGGAACCACTTTCATATTGAAGGTGAAGTTCGAGAAGTTCCTGGATTACCTCCAGGG
Coding sequences within:
- a CDS encoding ATP-binding protein — protein: MGRLYLCKISNYEVSRRNILVHPPEPPMEVLFGDPGDSIYIGRTRIFHVPFYWSYKHVTNPHICAVGITGSGKSYFIKTFLMRASFVWNSNALIIDWAGEYKDWVKQTGGRVISLGKGAYLNLLDLGGMKPYDRIKQVMRTLELLTDIAQYPEQRRLTEVAIEKAYMKNKFKMDSTEQRDEIGKHLLAPTLKDVLKILEEQSKLGTYEFPAELENAIYRLKQFTKPGEDFFAQQSTISLDEITSAGLVDLDLSGLPDETFRALGALSVLQFIKEKMRASGWAKEKGLKLIIVLDEAWKIAKEDNSDAVMIVREGRKYNFGLIVASQNPTDISESIFSNVGTTFILKVKFEKFLDYLQGTLNFSNFMRSEISKFGVGEAAVNMAFHTTSQFPSTFLMDKIEGEEPIKELFLDLDKVLTDEQKRDVNMPKSISFPKEDVRKKLRQYGLGEDRVEELSKLFEQKSRHLDIISFVILLERYGLARSNIATFMKDMNIDDSTIINIFTKADYKKEDLGSRDITQVILDED